In Chitinophaga sp. H8, the sequence TCCGTATTATTGCCTATCACGCCATTTCTGAGGATGTATCAGTCTGTGGTGCAGACAGGTGGCACCTTACAGGAAAATACGGGTCCTATATTGCATCTGCTGCTATTGTGGGTGTTTTATGTACTACTGGCGTTATTGGGATTACGACGGGTGAACAGGAAACAATCACAGGCGGCACAGGGGTAAAACCGTATTTTGCTAATTTTTTTAGCGAATTGCAGAACCTGCATTATATTTGCGGGTAACTTGTTTGTAGCCATGTACGCAATAGTAGATATAGAAACAACCGGGGGCCATGCCAGTGCCAGCGGTATTACGGAAGTAGCCATTTATCTGCATGATGGCAAGGAAGTGGTGCAGCAATATGAAACACTGGTTAATCCGGGCGTACCTATCCCTTATCATATTCAGTCGCTGACCGGTATCACCAATGATATGGTGGCGGATGCGCCTCCGTTTGAAGCAGTAGCCCCGTTAATTGCAGGGCTGCTGAAGGACCGGATTTTCGTAGCGCATAATGTCAACTTCGATTATTCATTTCTGAAACATTATCTGGAATTGTCTGGGCATGAGCTGAAGAGTAAGAAGCTTTGTACGGTGAGGCTGGGGCGTAAAATATTTCCGGGATTGCCATCTTATAGTTTGGGTAATCTGTGCCGTCATCTTCAGATTCCTGTTTATGGAAGGCACAGGGCTGGGGGAGATGCCGCTGCTACGGCAAAATTGTTTGAGTTATATATACAAAATGATACCCAGCAGGCCATTGCCGCAGCCTTAAAAGCAGGGTCAAAAGAATACTTCCTGCCACCCAATCTGCCACCTGAGCAGGTATTATTATTACCTGCCACCCCAGGGGTTTATTATTTTCATAATCAGAAGGGGAAAGTAGTATATGTAGGGAAGGCAAAAGATATTAAGAAGCGGGTGAACAGCCACTTTACCGGCAACAATGCCGGGCGGCAGCGGCAGGAGTTTCTGCGCAATATTTACAGTATCAGCTACCAGGTAACCGGTACGGAGCTGATGGCCTGTGTATTGGAGTCGGTAGAGATCAAGCGGTTGTGGCCGGTTTATAACCATTCACAAAAGCGGGTGGAATTGCGTTATGGCTTTTACCTGTTTGAAGACCAGCAGGGGTATTTACGGCTGGCCATTGAAAAAAGGCGGAAACATACCACCCCGGTATACAGTTTTAACCTGCTCGTAGATGGGCACCAGTTACTGCGCCGCCTGATCCGGGAGTTTGAATTATGTCCGAGGCTATGTTTTTTACAAACCGGAACAGGCACCTGTACAGGTGTAACTGCTGGTACCTGCCATGGAGCCTGTGAAAAACAGGAAGCGCCTGCAGACTATAACCAACGTGTACTACAAGCCATTACCCACTTACAGGAACAGCAACCTTCATTTGCAATTATTGGTCACGGGCGGGAGGCGGGTGAACAAAGCTGCATTTTAATGGAAAAGGGACGCTTCTATGGCATGGGGTATGTAGCAGCTGATTTGTCTGTAAACTCTGCAGAACACCTGAAAGATTTGCTTACACCATATCCGGAGAATGAATATATCCTCAATCTGATCCGGCATCATGCCACCGTAAACATCCGGCAGGTACTTCATTTTTCCTGACGGGCTGGCAATGCTTCCTGACCACGATGACTATACTTACCACGATGACCATAGAATAGGGACATATCCCGTCTTACTGCTCAGGTGGCATGGGATTACTCCGGGAACATTGTTTTATCCAGGCCAGGAATGATTTTAAGTGCGTTTTTATAGTAGATCTTCTTCAGGATATTATCCGGTAGGTTCATTCCGTACATACGCCAGAAAGCGTGATATTTCTTGTGATAGGGGAAGTATTCATCTGCTGTTTCCAGTTCCCGGAAATAAGTAGCATATTCATCGGGTACCCAGGAATCTTTACCAAACAGGATCCGGTCCTGGTATTTTTCAAAGAACTGCCTGGCCATGATAGGCTGGCGCCCCAATTCCGCAATAACGGCACCAAATTCCACATACATATTGGGCATTTCGTTCATTAACCTGGACAGCTGGCCGAGATCGTTGGCATACCAGCCAAAATGTGCATTGATAAAAGTAGTTTGAGGATGTTTTTTGAACATGCGGTGTTCTTCGGCAATGATCTGTTCCCAGGGTACAGGGTTTTTAGGGCCCCGCTTACGGCCTGGGTGCGTGGTAATTTCGAGCCAGCGTTCGTTATGTTCATCGGGTGTATCCCAAAAAGGTTTAGGATCTGCAGCATGTATCAGTACCGGGATTTTCAATTCACCGCATTTTTTCCAGATAGGGTCCAGGCGAGGATCGTCGATAGTGACCCGTTTTCCGGTGTTGTCATTCACGGACAGTCCCAGGTTCTTAAAGATTTTCAGTCCGCGGGCTCCCTGTTTTACATCTTCTTCCAGTTGGGCTACTGCTTTGTCCGTCCAGCCACTGCTACCAATACCGGAGAAGTTAATATTGGCAAATACCACCAGCCGTTTAGGCGCATGAGCTTTGATGTTGTCGGTCATTTTTTTCAGGCCGCTGCCATTTCCTCCGCTTAAATTCACCATTATCTGCATATTGAGCTTGTCCATGGCCGCCATCAGTTCATCCAGGTTCTGTTCGCCCAGGTTCCATTGGTGATTATGTACGTCAATAAAAGGGAATCTGGCCCTGGTTTTGATATGCTCTGGTACTACCAGTGTAGACACCGGATCATATTTTTCAAAATCCATGGTGCTTTTTTCCTGGCCTTGTGAGGCCGCTGAGAGCAATAGCATACCGGATAGTAACAGGAGGGGGGATTTTGACATAAGTAAATGTTGTAATGTTTTAGTAAATAAATCTAAACATTTGAGTGATTATTTTTCGCATTAATAGGATGAATGGCAAGATTATTCACAGATGTGAGGAATTGGTTTTCAGAATGTAGTGATCGTGGAGTATTTTTGCAATCTGGTAGCTGTTAAAGTATGGCTATCAGGGAGAAAGGTAACAACGTTATATTAATAATTTATAATTCATGATAGCTACTAATTTACAAATTCCAGGTCAGACGGCCTTTTACAAAGGAAAAGTACGTGATGTGTATACCATTGAGGACAAATTGATGGTGATGGTAGTGAGTGATCGTATTTCCGCATTTGATGTGGTATTACCACGTCCTATTCCTTACAAAGGACAGGTATTGAACCAGGTAGCTGCCATTATGCTGGATGCTACCAAAGACATTCTGCCAAACTGGGTAAAATCAGTTCCATTGCCAAATGTAACCATTGGTATAAAATGCGACACTTTCCCGGTAGAAATGGTGGTGCGTGGTAACCTTACCGGTCATGCCTGGCGTACTTATAAGAGCGGACAGCGTGTATTGTGTGGTGTAAAGATGCCGGAAGGAATGAAAGAGAATGACTTTTTCCCGGAGCCGATCATTACGCCTACCACCAAGGCACATGAAGGTCATGATGAGGATATTTCCCGTGAAGAGATCATTGCACAGGGCCTGGTAAGCAAAGAAGATTATGAGCAGCTGGAAAAATATACCCTGGCACTGTTTAAAAGAGGAAAAGAGCTGGCAGCAAAACGTGGTCTGATCCTGGTAGATACCAAGTATGAATTTGGTAAATCCGGCGATACCATCTATGTGATCGATGAAATCCATACACCGGATTCTTCCCGTTATTTCTATGCAGAAGGATACGAGGAAAACCAGCAAGCCGGCAAACAGCAGAAACAGCTGAGTAAGGAATTTGTGCGGGAATGGTTGATGGAAAACGGCTTCCAGGGCAAAGAAGGACAAAGTGTACCTGAGATGACAGACGAGTTTGTAAACAGTGTGAGCGAACGCTATATTGAGCTGTTTGAAAACATTACCGGACAAAAGTTTGTGAAAGAAGATGTTTCCCAGGAAGCAGCAGAAGAAAAGATAAAAGCAACTTTAAAAAGTCTTTAATACGTAAAAGCCTCGCTCCGGCGGGGCTTTTTTAGATGTCAATATTTGGTTTTTTATGAGAAAGATAGCGCTGCTGACTGTAGCATATGCCCTTGTTTGTTTGGCCTGTAACAACCAACCTGAATCCGAGACTACAGATCAGATCATTGAAAAGGTAACTGCCAATAGTCCCGGTATAAATAAGGGCGCAGGCACTTATGAGATCAGTGCACCCAGGGGGTGGGAAAAAAAGGACACTTCCATAGGAGGGGTGAAGATTACCTTTTTGTTTGAACCCGTGGTAGCAGGCGCCCGGTTCCGCACAAATATCAATGTAGTGACAGAATCCATGGGAGAAGACTCCTGGGATACGTATTACAAAAAGAACATGTCCACTATCCGTCAGTATACACAGGATTTTAAGGAGCTGGGAGAAGGGCAGGAGGATATTAACGGACTGAAAGCCCGTTGGTTTAAGTATAGTCATACACAGAGTGGCGTAGCTATAGATGCAATGATTTATGCTTTAACGAAAGATAATATCGCCTATGTTATTACCTGCACTGCACAGGGCGGAAAGCTGGAAGCGTATAAGCCCCAGCTGGCAGAAGCATTGCAGTCATTTAAGTTTTAATACAGCAACCGTTAAGAGAAACGGGTACATATTCGCTAATTTTGGAGTTAAAACGATCAGCTTTTGAAACATCTGGCAGCACTCAATAAGTACTTTATCAAGTATAAGTGGTATATGACGCTGGGCATGCTGTTTACCGCTATATCTATCGTATTCAGCGTTTTCCAGCCTATAATGGTAAGGCAGATTTTTGATCTGCTGGCCAAGAACCTGGACAGTTACCGCATGATCAGTGATATGGCCAGTTTGAAAAGTGCTTTCCGGGCAGACTTTTCCAAAGTACTGGCGTTCTATGGTATTACGATCCTGCTCTTTGCATTGCTGAGTGGGTTTTTCATGTTCCTGCAGCGGCAAACGCTGATAGTGATGAGCCGTCATATTGAATTTGATCTCAAGAATGAAATATACCAGCACTACCAGGTGCTGGACCTCAACTTCTTTAAAATGCATCGCACAGGTGACATGATGAGCCGTATTACGGAAGATGTGTCACGGGTACGGATGTATGTAGGGCCTGCATTGATGTATTCTACCCGTACTATTATTATGGTGGTAATCATTGTATACCTGATGGTAAAAGTGAATCCGTTGCTGACCCTGTATACCTTGTCACCATTGCCGTTGCTGGCAGTAACGATTTATTATGTGAACCGGATTATTCACCGCAAAAGTGAACGTATCCAGGCGCAATTATCCAACATTACTTCTATTGCCCAGGAATCTTATTCCGGTATCCGTGTCATCAAATCCTATGTACAGGAAGATGCCAGTGCCCGGCATTTTGAAGAAGCCAGTGAAGAATACAAACAAAGCTCTATCAGTCTTGCTAAAACAGATGCCCTCTACCAACCCAGCATGGCCTTAATGATCGGACTGAGTGTGATCCTGACCATTTTTGTTGGAGGTATGCAGGTGATCAAAGGAAATATTACGGTAGGCAACCTGGCAGAGTTTGTGATTTATGTGAATATGCTCACCTTTCCTTTCTTTTCTATTGGTTGGGTAGCTTCCATGATCCAGCGTGCTGCAGCTTCACAGCAGCGGATCAACGAATTTTTACAGGTAAAGCCTGCCATTAAGGATGAGCCTGGAGCGCAAAGCGTGAAAATAGCCGGAGCCATCAGGTTTGAGAACGTTACATTTACCTACCCGCATACAGGTATTACGGCAATAAAAGACTTTAACCTGGACATTCTGCCGGGGCAAAAAGTGGCTGTAATAGGGCGTACCGGCTCCGGGAAGTCTACCATGGCACAACTGCTGATACGTATGTATGATCCGCAGGAAGGCCGGGTATTGCTGGATGGACATAACTTAAGGGAAATAACGCTGGAAAGCCTCCGTAGCCAGATCAGTTATGTGCCACAGGATGTGTTCCTGTTCTCCGATTCCATTACGAATAACATCCGTTTTGGGACCCCTTCTGCCGATCAGGAAGTAGTGCAAACTGCCGCCAGGCAGGCTTCGGTAGAAAAGGATATCCTTAACTTTAAAGAAGGGTTTGATACCATGATAGGAGAGCGGGGTGTTACGCTGAGCGGTGGCCAGAAACAGCGTATTTCAATTGCCAGGGCACTGATCAAAAACCCGGATATTCTATTGTTTGATGATTGCCTTTCTGCAGTGGACGCCCGCACGGAGAAGGAAATAATTGGCAACCTGTATGCCTATCTGAAAGATAAAACTGCCATCATCATCACCCACCGCATCTTTGCCCTGTTTGAGTTTGATAAGATCATTGTATTGGACGAAGGGCGTATAGTAGAAGAAGGTACACATGGAGATTTATTATCATTAAATGGGTATTATGCCGAGCTATATGCGCGCCAGCAATCGGGAGAAGAGGAGTCTGTAAGTGAATAACAATCATTATCTTGTATACCCCCGGTGGCAGGGATTTACAGCCATCTTTTCTGATTTATCAAAATCATTTAAAAATATTTTGATATTTGTAAAACAATAGTATATTTGTTCCTTATTGAAAACAGGATTTGATTCGTTAACACTTAAATCTATCAACTGTGGCGTACGAAAACAACAATCAACAGGAAAGAAATAACGACAGCATCTTTTCTAAGCGATTGAAAGCGGGTAAAAGAAGGACCTACTTCTTTGATGTAAAGACCACTCGGGGAAACGACTACTTTTTAACTATTACTGAAAGTAAAAAGCGTTTCAATGACAACGGTTATGACAGGCACAAAGTATTCTTGTACAAGGAAGACTTTAATAAATTCCTGAATGCATTAACGGAGACCATTAACTACGTGAAGACTGAGTTGATGCCGGACTTTGACTTTGATGCCTACAATCATGACTATGTACAGGAAGACCAGGACGATGCAGAAGGTGCTGAAAGCAATTCAGTAGCATCTGCCGACACTGCTGCAGCAGTAGTTAGTGCCGACGTTGAAGTTGCTGCTCCGGCAGCTGCCGCCGCCTCCCATAGCGATGATGTAGACAAATGGTAAAATTAGCTGTGAGCTTTAAGCCATGAGCTTCGAGCTTTGGCAAAGCAATAAAAAAAGGAGAAGAACAATACTGTTCTTCTCCTTTTTTGTAGCTGTTGGCTTTTAGCTTTTAGCCCAATGCAGCGGATGTATTGGTAAGTATTTAAGCTAAAAAAAGCGAATGAACAAAGTATAATAACCTGTTCATTCGCTTTTTTTAGCTTGTGTTGGGCTCGAAGTTCGTTTAATCAGCTAATAGCTAAATACTAACGGCTAAAAGCTATCTTCTTCCATGCATTAATCAGCCCGTTGGTGGATGCGTCATGACTGGTTATCTGGTCATTGTTTTCCAGTTCCGGCAATATTTTGTTGGCCAGTTGTTTACCCAGTTCTACACCCCATTGGTCGAAGCTGTAGATATTCCAGATAACGCCCTGTACAAAAATCTTATGTTCGTATAGTGCTACCAGTGATCCCAATGACCTTGGCGTAATTTCTTTTACCAGGAAGGAGTTGGTAGGCCGGTTGCCGGTAAATACCTTAAAGGGAATAAGGGCAGCCATTTCTGCTTCCGGCATGTTGGCTTTTTGCAGTTCTGCCTTTACCTCCGCAGCTGTTTTACCATTCATGAGTGCTTCCGTTTGGGCAAAGAAGTTAGAGAGCAGTTTCACATGATGATCACCAATAGGGTTATGGCTGATAGCAGGTGCGATAAAGTCGCATGGGATCATCCGGGTACCCTGGTGGATCAGCTGATAAAAAGCATGTTGTCCGTTCGTGCCGGGTTCTCCCCATACGATAGGTCCTGTTTCATAACTTACAGGCTTACCATTGCGGCCTACATACTTACCATTACTTTCCATATTACCCTGTTGGAAATAGGCCGCAAAGCGATGCATGTATTGGTCATATGGCAATATTGCTTCAGTAGCCGTATCAAAGAAATTGCTGTACCAAAGACCTATCAGCGCCATCAGTACCGGTATATTCTGTTCAAAAGGAGTAGTTTCAAAATGCTGATCCACCGCATGGGCACCTTCCAGTAATGCTTTAAAGTGAGGAAAGCCAATGGTGAGCGCTATAGAAAGACCGATAGCGGACCATAATGAATAACGGCCGCCTACCCAGTCCCAGAATTCAAACATATTTACGGGATCTATTCCAAAGGCTGTCACCGCTTTTTCATTCGTGGAGAGTGCGGCAAAATGTTTGGCCACGTGTGCTTCGTCCTTAGCATGCTCCAGAAACCATTGCCTTGCAGTGAGTGCGTTGGTCATGGTTTCCTGGGTGGTAAATGTTTTGGAAGCAATGAGGAAAAGAGTTTCTTCCGGACTTACTTTTTTCAGTGTTTCGGCAATATGCGTACCATCCACATTGGATACAAAATAGGTCTGGATGCCTGGTTGCCAGTAAGGCTTTAATGCTTCGGTTACCATTACGGGGCCGAGGTCAGATCCTCCAATACCGATATTCACGATATAGCGTATGGGCTTTCCCGTATAGCCTTTCCATTCTCCGGAATGTATTTTGGCACAGAAGCCTTCCATTTTATCGAGCACCGCCAGCACATCCGGCATCACATCTTTTCCGTCTAATACTACTGGTTTACCTGACAGGTTACGTAAAGCCACATGCAATACTGCCCGGTTTTCCGTTGCATTGATCTTTTCTGCTCCGAACATCGCTTTTATAGCATGCTCCACGCCACATTCCCTGGCTAGTGCCAGCAGTTGGGTACGGGTTGTATTATTGAGGATATTCTTTGAATAGTCAAAGAGGATCTCTTCAAAACGTAGCGAGAAGTTGTCAAAGCGTGTGGCATCCTGTGCAAACAGGTCGCGCATTTGCACTTTTTTCATCTCAGTAGCATGTTGTTGCAGTGCCTGCCATGCTTTAGTGCTAGTAGGATCGGTAGTTGGAAACATAATATCTCAAATTAATGCAGGCCAAAAGTAAATAATTTAGTTGGCAGTCTATAGCTGGTAAAAGAGGTATTAGTTTGTTTTTCTGCGGTATAGCTGCCAGGATATGCCTACGGCAATAACACCCATGGCGATAATACTGGCATGAATAACAGGAGATTCTTCCATTACATCTGCTTGTTCCCGCTTTAATAAAATACCATAAAAGGCCCAGATGCTAACCAGGGCGTAGGTGATATTGTTGCGGCGCAGTATCATGATCAGTGATAAAAGGGTGCCGATGCCAATCATTAACACTGCCCAGTTTACCTGGGAGATACCAGCACCATCCCATCCGTAGTATACCATTAGCGCGGTAATATTAGCCAGGGTAGCAATGCTGATCCAACCGAGGTACAGGCTGAACGGAAGCTGTATGAATAATTTTTCATGTGTATGTGCAGGAGTCCGGCTAATATTGAAATTACGATGAATGATCAGCAGGGAAAAAAGTAATAGCAGCATCAGGCACATGGAGAGTGGGAGCAGTTCGTAATGCCAGGCCAATAACCAGCAGCTGTTGGCCAGGCAGCTGATGAGCCACCAGCCTTTCATACGGGTCATAAAGTGCTTCAGTTCCTCCGGGCGACGGCCGGAAAAAGCCAGCCATAGCTGGTAGATAATGAAGGCCAGTAACGAAAGATAGATCACACTCCAGATGGAAAAGGTGATTCCTGCAGGAGTGAACAAGTTAGGATATTGATCTGCTATCTGCCCGGTACTTTTTCCATTGATGGGGAGTAGCACTGCCAGCATATTGATGGCAATAACGATGATGAGGCCAATGGTGTTGAATACAGATTTGTTCTTATACAACAGGGATTTATGGGTTTCCAGCATAGATAGCTACTTTTTGAAATATTAAACATCCGGCTAAAATGTTCCGCAAAAACTGTTCCGGGATGAAGCTGGTAGGTACAGATTTGTACATACACACACTTTTACATACATTTGCTCCCTATGACATCAGAGCAGCTTAAAGCTATGAGGGACCGTTTGTACGTCCTGGGAGGTTTTCTTTAACGTACCCGACAGAATAGCTAAAATAGAAAATGATAAACAACTTACCCTCGCACCTGGCTTTTGGGATGACAATGTAAGGGCGACCGCGATCCTGAAAGACATTAAAGTCAATAAGTTCTGGGTAGATTTATATGAGCAGGTACAATCCGCTATTGAGGATAGTGGTGTTTTAAATGATTTCCAGAAAGAAGGGGAAGCCACGGAGGAAGAGGTGCTGGAAGCCTATAATAAAGCGCTGGCAGCCCTGGATGAGCTGGAGTTTAAATCTACTTTAAATCAGCCGGAAGATGAAATGCCGGCAGTACTTACGATCAATTCAGGCGCGGGTGGAACCGAGAGCCAGGATTGGGCGGAAATGCTGCTGCGTATGTATCGCATGTATGGTGAAAAGCAGGGGTGGAAAGTGATGGAAATTGATGTGCAGTATGGTGATGGTGCAGGTATTAAATCGGCAACACTGGAATTTGACGGAGATTTTGCTTATGGGCAGCTGAAGGCGGAAAGCGGTGTTCACCGGCTGGTACGTATCTCTCCATTTGATGCCAATGCCCGCCGTCATACCTCTTTTGCCTCCGTTTTCGTATATCCGCTGGTGGATGACACCATTGAGATTGCCGTAAATCCTGCCGATCTGGAATGGGAGTTTTACCGTTCAGGTGGTAAAGGGGGACAGAACGTAAATAAAGTGGAAACGGCTGTGCGGTTAAAGCATATTCCTTCCGGTATTATTATCGAATGCCAGCAGGCGCGTACACAAGGAGAGAACAGGGAAAAAGCCCTGACCATGTTAAAGTCACGCCTCTATGAAGAAGAGATCCGTAAGCGGGAAGAACTTAAGAATGCGGCTAACTCCACTAAGCGTAAAATTGAATGGGGATCTCAGATACGTTCCTACGTATTCCACCCTTATAAGATGATCAAGGACCACCGTACCGATTTTGAAGTAGGGAATGTACAACCGGTGATGGACGGTGAGTTGGGAGGTTTTATCAAAGCCTACCTGATGATGCAGAAAGAAGAAGAAGCATAATATATCATTTGAGGATGGTCAATGGTGAATTACAAATTAAGCGGTACCTTTATAATCCGCATTTCGTAATTCGTCATTGATCATTTTTAGTTAATAAACAACAACAATATCTAAACACGCTGCCTATGGGCAGGCAATCTTTATTAGAATGAATACAGGATACTTTGATTTTGCAGCACCAAGCAACGAGCCTGTTTTAAATTATGCACCAGGCTCCCCGGAAAGGGCAGCATTAAAAAAACAATTAGCAGCGTTTAAGGCAGAAGTAGCTGATATACCTATGTATATCGGTGGTCAGGAAGTGCGTACCGGTAATACGGTAGACATCCGTCCTCCACATGAAATCAAACACAAACTGGGACATTTCCACCAGGGGGATGCCAGTCATGTGAAAGCAGCTATTACAGCAGCTATGGCAGCCCGCGAAAAATGGGCGAATATGGACTGGGAAGTACGTGCCAATATCTTTCTGCGTGCGGCAGATCTGATAGCTACCAAATACCGCTATCACATGAATGGTACTACTATGCTGGGGCAAAGCAAAAGCCCGTACCAGGCAGAAATTGACAGTGCCTGTGAACTGATCGACTTTCTGCGTTTTAATGTACACTACCTCAGTGAAATATACCGCCAGCAACCTGTAAGCTCACCAGGTGTACATAACAGGTTGGAATACCGTCCGCTGGAAGGGTTTGTACTGGCAGTAACTCCTTTTAACTTCACTGCCATTGGTGGTAACCTGCCTACATCTGCTGCATTATGTGGTAATGTGGTAGTATGGAAACCTGCAAATACCCAGGTATATTCTGCCAGCATGTTCATGAAAATTCTTATAGAGGCGGGGTTGCCTGATGGGGTGATCAACCTGGTATATGCCAGTGGTCCTACTATGGGGGATATCTGCTTTGCTGATCCTCATTTTGCAGGGATACACTTTACCGGTTCTACCGGTGTGTTCCAGCAAATGTGGCAAACCATTGGTAATAACATCAGCAAATACAAATCTTATCCACGCATTGTAGGCGAAACCGGTGGTAAAGATTTTGTTATTGCACATAAATCTGCTATACCTGATGTAGTGGTAACAGCTTTGGCACGTGGTGCTTTTGAGTTCCAGGGCCAGAAATGTTCTGCCGCTTCCAGGGCATACCTTCCCAGCAACCTGGCAGAAGAAATCAAAACGAAGCTGAGTGCAGCACTGAAAACCATGAAAATGGGTTCTACAGAAGATTTTGGTAACTTCATCAATGCTGTAATCGATGAGAAATCTTTCGATAAAATCACTTCCTATATAGATAATGCCAGGAAAGATCCTAAAGCTAAGATCATTGCAGGAGGAAACTATAGCAAAACAGAAGGATACTTTATAGAACCTACTGTGATAGAGGCTACAGATCCACACTACACCACCATGTGTGAAGAAATCTTCGGGCCTGTATTGACCATTTACACCTACGATGCGGAGAAGTTTGAAGAAGCGCTGGCTTTGGTAGACAGCACGTCAGAATATGCCTTAACCGGAGCTGTCATCGCGCAGGACCGTTATGCAGTAGAGCTGGCTACTAAAAAGCTGGTAAACAGTGCGGGCAATTTCTACATTAATGATAAACCTACCGGTGCGGTGGTAGGGCAACAACCTTTTGGCGGTGCCCGTGCTTCCGGCACTAACGATAAGGCCGGCTCTCAGCTGAATTTGTATCGTTGGTTAAGTGCAAGAACGATAAAGGAAACATTTGTACCTCCTACAGATTATAAGTATCCTTTTTTGAATGAGGAAAAATAGCTATTAGCTGTTGGCCGTTAGCTTTTAGCTTAATGCAGCGGAGATTAAATGATACTAAAAAAGCGATGGACACCATGTTCATCGCTTTTTTTAATTTATTCTCTAATCAACAGCTAGCAACTTTCTTTTTATCCGCTATGGTCTTTTGGCTAAAAGCTAATAGCTGACA encodes:
- the pgi gene encoding glucose-6-phosphate isomerase, with product MFPTTDPTSTKAWQALQQHATEMKKVQMRDLFAQDATRFDNFSLRFEEILFDYSKNILNNTTRTQLLALARECGVEHAIKAMFGAEKINATENRAVLHVALRNLSGKPVVLDGKDVMPDVLAVLDKMEGFCAKIHSGEWKGYTGKPIRYIVNIGIGGSDLGPVMVTEALKPYWQPGIQTYFVSNVDGTHIAETLKKVSPEETLFLIASKTFTTQETMTNALTARQWFLEHAKDEAHVAKHFAALSTNEKAVTAFGIDPVNMFEFWDWVGGRYSLWSAIGLSIALTIGFPHFKALLEGAHAVDQHFETTPFEQNIPVLMALIGLWYSNFFDTATEAILPYDQYMHRFAAYFQQGNMESNGKYVGRNGKPVSYETGPIVWGEPGTNGQHAFYQLIHQGTRMIPCDFIAPAISHNPIGDHHVKLLSNFFAQTEALMNGKTAAEVKAELQKANMPEAEMAALIPFKVFTGNRPTNSFLVKEITPRSLGSLVALYEHKIFVQGVIWNIYSFDQWGVELGKQLANKILPELENNDQITSHDASTNGLINAWKKIAFSR
- a CDS encoding DcrB-related protein, translating into MRKIALLTVAYALVCLACNNQPESETTDQIIEKVTANSPGINKGAGTYEISAPRGWEKKDTSIGGVKITFLFEPVVAGARFRTNINVVTESMGEDSWDTYYKKNMSTIRQYTQDFKELGEGQEDINGLKARWFKYSHTQSGVAIDAMIYALTKDNIAYVITCTAQGGKLEAYKPQLAEALQSFKF
- a CDS encoding ABC transporter ATP-binding protein, whose translation is MKHLAALNKYFIKYKWYMTLGMLFTAISIVFSVFQPIMVRQIFDLLAKNLDSYRMISDMASLKSAFRADFSKVLAFYGITILLFALLSGFFMFLQRQTLIVMSRHIEFDLKNEIYQHYQVLDLNFFKMHRTGDMMSRITEDVSRVRMYVGPALMYSTRTIIMVVIIVYLMVKVNPLLTLYTLSPLPLLAVTIYYVNRIIHRKSERIQAQLSNITSIAQESYSGIRVIKSYVQEDASARHFEEASEEYKQSSISLAKTDALYQPSMALMIGLSVILTIFVGGMQVIKGNITVGNLAEFVIYVNMLTFPFFSIGWVASMIQRAAASQQRINEFLQVKPAIKDEPGAQSVKIAGAIRFENVTFTYPHTGITAIKDFNLDILPGQKVAVIGRTGSGKSTMAQLLIRMYDPQEGRVLLDGHNLREITLESLRSQISYVPQDVFLFSDSITNNIRFGTPSADQEVVQTAARQASVEKDILNFKEGFDTMIGERGVTLSGGQKQRISIARALIKNPDILLFDDCLSAVDARTEKEIIGNLYAYLKDKTAIIITHRIFALFEFDKIIVLDEGRIVEEGTHGDLLSLNGYYAELYARQQSGEEESVSE
- a CDS encoding exonuclease domain-containing protein, with the translated sequence MYAIVDIETTGGHASASGITEVAIYLHDGKEVVQQYETLVNPGVPIPYHIQSLTGITNDMVADAPPFEAVAPLIAGLLKDRIFVAHNVNFDYSFLKHYLELSGHELKSKKLCTVRLGRKIFPGLPSYSLGNLCRHLQIPVYGRHRAGGDAAATAKLFELYIQNDTQQAIAAALKAGSKEYFLPPNLPPEQVLLLPATPGVYYFHNQKGKVVYVGKAKDIKKRVNSHFTGNNAGRQRQEFLRNIYSISYQVTGTELMACVLESVEIKRLWPVYNHSQKRVELRYGFYLFEDQQGYLRLAIEKRRKHTTPVYSFNLLVDGHQLLRRLIREFELCPRLCFLQTGTGTCTGVTAGTCHGACEKQEAPADYNQRVLQAITHLQEQQPSFAIIGHGREAGEQSCILMEKGRFYGMGYVAADLSVNSAEHLKDLLTPYPENEYILNLIRHHATVNIRQVLHFS
- a CDS encoding amidohydrolase family protein; amino-acid sequence: MSKSPLLLLSGMLLLSAASQGQEKSTMDFEKYDPVSTLVVPEHIKTRARFPFIDVHNHQWNLGEQNLDELMAAMDKLNMQIMVNLSGGNGSGLKKMTDNIKAHAPKRLVVFANINFSGIGSSGWTDKAVAQLEEDVKQGARGLKIFKNLGLSVNDNTGKRVTIDDPRLDPIWKKCGELKIPVLIHAADPKPFWDTPDEHNERWLEITTHPGRKRGPKNPVPWEQIIAEEHRMFKKHPQTTFINAHFGWYANDLGQLSRLMNEMPNMYVEFGAVIAELGRQPIMARQFFEKYQDRILFGKDSWVPDEYATYFRELETADEYFPYHKKYHAFWRMYGMNLPDNILKKIYYKNALKIIPGLDKTMFPE
- a CDS encoding DUF3276 family protein, with amino-acid sequence MAYENNNQQERNNDSIFSKRLKAGKRRTYFFDVKTTRGNDYFLTITESKKRFNDNGYDRHKVFLYKEDFNKFLNALTETINYVKTELMPDFDFDAYNHDYVQEDQDDAEGAESNSVASADTAAAVVSADVEVAAPAAAAASHSDDVDKW
- a CDS encoding phosphoribosylaminoimidazolesuccinocarboxamide synthase — encoded protein: MIATNLQIPGQTAFYKGKVRDVYTIEDKLMVMVVSDRISAFDVVLPRPIPYKGQVLNQVAAIMLDATKDILPNWVKSVPLPNVTIGIKCDTFPVEMVVRGNLTGHAWRTYKSGQRVLCGVKMPEGMKENDFFPEPIITPTTKAHEGHDEDISREEIIAQGLVSKEDYEQLEKYTLALFKRGKELAAKRGLILVDTKYEFGKSGDTIYVIDEIHTPDSSRYFYAEGYEENQQAGKQQKQLSKEFVREWLMENGFQGKEGQSVPEMTDEFVNSVSERYIELFENITGQKFVKEDVSQEAAEEKIKATLKSL